A part of Eubacterium sp. AB3007 genomic DNA contains:
- a CDS encoding rubredoxin, translated as MDKYICGACKWEYDPEKGLPEQGIEPGTAFEDLPADFKCPLCGMGKAVFEPRKED; from the coding sequence ATGGATAAGTATATCTGCGGCGCATGCAAGTGGGAGTACGATCCGGAGAAGGGACTGCCGGAGCAGGGGATCGAGCCGGGAACAGCGTTCGAAGATCTGCCAGCAGATTTCAAGTGCCCGCTCTGTGGCATGGGCAAGGCAGTGTTTGAACCCAGGAAGGAGGATTGA
- a CDS encoding septum formation initiator family protein: protein MVETTRGVNGMDEREERRRRRRRRRWLNPTRILLITVVAALVIVFGVSAKTIIDLWSEKGDLEKENKALKKEKAQLELELQKVNDLNYIEEQARKQLNMVKPGEVLYIKDKSKQDEEATDKSADDNR from the coding sequence GTGGTTGAAACAACAAGGGGAGTAAACGGGATGGACGAACGGGAAGAGAGAAGAAGACGGAGACGAAGAAGGCGGTGGCTGAACCCCACCAGGATCCTTCTGATCACCGTGGTCGCCGCACTGGTGATCGTGTTTGGCGTCTCAGCCAAGACGATCATAGACCTGTGGTCAGAGAAGGGCGACCTGGAGAAGGAGAACAAGGCCCTGAAGAAGGAAAAAGCCCAGCTGGAACTGGAGCTGCAGAAGGTCAACGACCTGAACTATATCGAGGAGCAGGCCCGCAAGCAGCTGAACATGGTGAAGCCGGGAGAGGTCCTCTACATCAAGGACAAGAGTAAGCAGGACGAGGAAGCCACCGACAAGAGCGCAGATGACAACAGATAG
- the rsmA gene encoding 16S rRNA (adenine(1518)-N(6)/adenine(1519)-N(6))-dimethyltransferase RsmA, which translates to MKLYDPAVIRAIKSKYGFRFSKSLGQNFLTSKEVIDGIVEGADIGPSDLIIEIGPGIGVLTVAAAEKAGKVIAVEIDSNLMVVLADTLRGYDNIQIINENVMKLDLAALIQEEMEDAPYRAVKVIGNLPYYITTSIIMMLLESRIPCESITIMMQKEVADRIKASPGGRTYGALSVAVQYYCTVETVEEVPKENFMPMPKVDSTVLRLDLREEPAVRPIDEDMFFRCVRAGFSMRRKTLLNSLTATGHSKDAIRTALETAGIDARRRAETLSLEEFAALADAFSGLQE; encoded by the coding sequence ATGAAGCTATACGATCCTGCAGTGATCAGAGCGATCAAGAGTAAATATGGATTTCGGTTCTCCAAGAGCCTGGGGCAGAATTTCCTGACCAGCAAGGAGGTCATCGATGGGATCGTGGAAGGCGCGGACATCGGACCTTCGGATCTGATCATTGAGATCGGTCCCGGCATCGGTGTGTTGACAGTCGCCGCAGCCGAGAAGGCCGGAAAGGTGATCGCCGTGGAGATCGACAGCAATCTGATGGTGGTCTTGGCGGACACGCTGAGAGGCTATGACAATATTCAGATCATCAACGAGAACGTGATGAAACTGGATCTGGCGGCGCTTATTCAGGAGGAGATGGAAGACGCGCCTTACCGGGCGGTGAAGGTCATCGGAAATCTTCCCTACTATATTACGACCTCCATAATCATGATGCTGTTGGAGAGCCGGATCCCCTGCGAGAGCATCACCATCATGATGCAGAAGGAAGTGGCGGACAGGATCAAGGCCTCCCCGGGAGGAAGGACCTATGGGGCTTTGTCCGTGGCGGTGCAGTACTACTGTACCGTGGAGACGGTGGAGGAGGTGCCGAAGGAGAATTTCATGCCGATGCCCAAGGTGGATTCCACCGTGCTGCGGCTGGATCTTCGAGAAGAACCCGCTGTACGCCCTATAGACGAAGACATGTTCTTCCGCTGTGTGCGTGCGGGATTCTCCATGCGCCGAAAAACCCTGCTGAATTCCCTGACAGCGACGGGGCACAGTAAGGACGCGATCCGAACCGCATTGGAGACCGCCGGCATCGACGCCAGAAGGCGGGCGGAGACTTTGTCGCTGGAGGAGTTTGCAGCGCTGGCGGATGCGTTCTCCGGGCTGCAGGAGTAA
- a CDS encoding sugar phosphate nucleotidyltransferase, with amino-acid sequence MNKPILLIMAAGMGSRYGGLKQIDRISDQGEILLDFSLYDALMAGFEKVIFVIKEENEPAFRELLDQRAGQRMEICYAYQKLDDLPDGYAVPEGRVKPWGTAHAVMAARDLIDGPFVVINADDYYGPGAFMEIYDFLEKTADDDKYRCAMVGYQLRKTLTENGYVSRGVCEMDEAGNLVRVTERTRIQRSSGAEGYPEGTIVYTDDDGATWKELPEEATVSMNFWGFSKGVLQEMIDGFPAFLDKALSENPQKGEYFLPSIIQSLIDDGKATVRVLRSSDQWYGVTYKEDKPGVVAALQSMKDKGQYPDELWRSL; translated from the coding sequence ATGAACAAACCCATATTACTCATCATGGCCGCCGGCATGGGATCCCGTTACGGTGGACTGAAACAGATCGACCGTATCAGCGACCAAGGCGAGATCCTGCTGGACTTCAGCCTGTACGATGCTCTGATGGCCGGATTCGAGAAGGTGATCTTTGTGATCAAGGAAGAGAATGAGCCGGCGTTCCGGGAACTTTTGGATCAGCGGGCAGGCCAGCGCATGGAGATCTGCTATGCCTACCAGAAACTGGACGATCTGCCGGATGGCTACGCCGTCCCGGAGGGGCGAGTCAAGCCCTGGGGCACTGCCCACGCCGTCATGGCGGCCAGAGATCTCATCGACGGACCTTTCGTGGTGATCAACGCGGATGACTACTATGGCCCCGGCGCCTTCATGGAGATCTACGACTTTCTGGAGAAGACCGCGGACGACGACAAGTACCGCTGTGCCATGGTGGGCTATCAGCTGCGCAAGACCCTCACCGAGAACGGATACGTTTCCCGGGGCGTTTGTGAGATGGACGAAGCCGGCAATCTGGTCCGCGTCACCGAGCGCACCAGGATCCAGCGCAGCAGCGGAGCGGAAGGCTACCCGGAAGGCACTATCGTCTACACCGATGACGATGGCGCCACCTGGAAGGAACTCCCGGAGGAGGCCACCGTGTCCATGAACTTCTGGGGCTTCTCCAAGGGTGTGCTGCAGGAGATGATCGATGGGTTCCCGGCTTTCCTGGACAAAGCTTTGTCCGAGAATCCACAGAAGGGAGAGTATTTCCTCCCCTCCATTATCCAATCGTTAATAGACGATGGGAAAGCAACGGTGCGTGTTCTCAGGTCATCTGATCAGTGGTATGGGGTGACTTATAAGGAGGACAAGCCCGGCGTGGTGGCAGCCCTTCAGTCCATGAAGGACAAGGGGCAGTACCCTGACGAGCTCTGGCGCAGCCTCTAA
- a CDS encoding flavin reductase, translating into MSAIHKLTYGLFVLTAKEGEKDNGCIINTAIQAANGPLISICVNKANLTHDMIKATGQFNISVLTQEAPFEIFQHYGMQAGREVEKIVGEPPRMANGIAYVEGCTNAVISVKVTQEVDLGSHTEFVGEVVEEKVLSDVPSCTYQYYFDNIKPAPGPKKTGWVCTICGYVYEGDPLPEDFVCPVCKHGAEDFVRLQ; encoded by the coding sequence ATGAGTGCAATTCATAAGCTGACATATGGTCTGTTCGTTCTCACCGCCAAGGAGGGAGAGAAGGACAACGGCTGCATCATCAACACGGCGATCCAGGCAGCCAATGGTCCGCTGATCTCCATCTGCGTCAATAAGGCCAACCTGACGCATGACATGATCAAAGCTACCGGCCAGTTCAACATTTCTGTGCTGACACAGGAGGCTCCTTTTGAGATCTTCCAGCACTATGGTATGCAGGCCGGGCGCGAGGTAGAGAAGATCGTAGGAGAACCGCCTCGCATGGCGAACGGCATCGCCTATGTAGAGGGATGCACCAATGCAGTGATCTCTGTCAAGGTCACCCAGGAAGTCGACCTGGGCTCACACACCGAGTTCGTGGGAGAAGTGGTAGAGGAGAAGGTGCTGTCAGATGTGCCGTCCTGCACCTACCAGTATTATTTCGACAACATCAAGCCGGCACCGGGACCCAAGAAGACAGGCTGGGTCTGCACCATCTGTGGATACGTCTACGAGGGAGATCCCCTTCCGGAGGATTTTGTCTGCCCGGTATGTAAGCACGGGGCAGAGGATTTTGTGAGACTGCAATAG
- a CDS encoding phosphatase PAP2 family protein, which translates to MSTKSYDQIEQKKKGSGKARLVITGAALLVFVLVAYMVQTGRTASFDHAVDYAVYSLRGPVTNAFFSRFTHIGDGVCIVGFLAVLLILPRTRWPVGIPAAVTGAIGFGLYKILKTSFARPRPDSSLHLIQQGGYSFPSGHSMNVMICLGVVIFLFWRWMQRSEGVSRRTVTIMMVVLAALILGIGFSRIFVGVHFVTDVLGGWSMGFAYLLSATVIIDRVLEKKEVLNG; encoded by the coding sequence ATGTCTACAAAGAGCTACGACCAGATCGAACAGAAGAAGAAAGGTTCCGGCAAGGCGCGCCTTGTCATCACAGGCGCAGCCTTGCTTGTTTTCGTGTTGGTGGCATATATGGTGCAGACAGGCCGGACAGCAAGTTTTGATCACGCCGTGGATTACGCGGTGTACAGTCTGCGGGGACCGGTGACCAACGCCTTTTTCAGTCGATTCACCCACATCGGGGATGGTGTCTGCATCGTCGGTTTTCTTGCCGTACTGTTGATCCTTCCGAGGACCAGGTGGCCCGTGGGGATCCCTGCTGCGGTGACGGGAGCCATTGGGTTTGGGCTCTATAAGATCCTGAAGACCAGTTTTGCCAGACCTCGCCCCGATAGCAGTCTGCACCTGATCCAGCAGGGCGGATACTCCTTTCCCAGCGGCCATTCCATGAACGTTATGATCTGCCTGGGGGTGGTGATCTTCCTGTTCTGGCGCTGGATGCAGCGCAGCGAGGGTGTGTCTCGGCGTACCGTAACCATCATGATGGTCGTACTGGCCGCTTTGATCCTGGGGATCGGTTTTAGTCGGATCTTTGTGGGTGTTCACTTCGTGACCGACGTGTTGGGCGGATGGAGCATGGGCTTTGCCTATCTTCTGTCAGCCACTGTCATCATCGATAGAGTACTCGAAAAGAAGGAGGTATTAAATGGATAA
- a CDS encoding vancomycin high temperature exclusion protein — MKKLLGYGIFLLIALVVAAGLYAVCVNNYVQKKTVDRIAVKIGAKGLQPDAAEEKALRKIDAQCILVLGCGVRDDGSPTPMLRDRLEAALQLYQKGYAPKILVSGDNGQVGYNEIHTMYHYLLDAGVPEEDIFCDHAGFSTYESMYRADLIFQVKRMIVVTQRYHMYRALYDAKAMGIVAIGASADQDTYVGQVNREIREVLARNKDFLYCITKPEPTFGGEAIPITGSALPSHDE, encoded by the coding sequence ATGAAGAAACTATTGGGATATGGGATATTTCTGCTGATCGCTCTGGTGGTGGCAGCTGGGCTGTATGCGGTGTGTGTTAATAATTATGTACAGAAGAAGACCGTGGACAGAATTGCTGTGAAGATAGGGGCGAAGGGGCTGCAGCCAGATGCGGCAGAGGAGAAGGCGCTCCGGAAGATAGACGCCCAGTGTATCCTGGTGCTGGGATGCGGAGTGCGGGACGATGGAAGCCCGACGCCTATGCTTCGGGATCGGCTGGAGGCGGCGCTGCAGCTCTACCAGAAGGGGTATGCGCCGAAGATCCTGGTAAGTGGGGACAATGGACAGGTGGGATACAACGAGATACACACCATGTACCACTACCTGCTGGATGCCGGGGTGCCGGAGGAGGACATCTTCTGCGACCACGCGGGGTTTTCCACCTACGAGTCCATGTACCGGGCGGATCTGATCTTTCAGGTGAAGAGGATGATCGTGGTCACGCAGCGCTATCACATGTACCGTGCCCTCTATGATGCGAAGGCCATGGGCATCGTTGCGATCGGTGCCAGTGCCGACCAGGACACCTACGTCGGCCAGGTGAATCGGGAGATCCGGGAGGTGCTGGCCAGGAACAAAGATTTCCTCTACTGTATCACAAAGCCGGAGCCTACATTTGGAGGGGAGGCGATCCCCATCACGGGGTCGGCGCTGCCAAGTCACGACGAATAG
- a CDS encoding RidA family protein yields MRRIVATDNAPAAIGPYAQANVVDNLVFTSGQIPLDPATGELVEGGIQEQTHRVFLNLAAVLEEAGTNLGNVVKTTCFLSNIDDFTAMNQVYGEYFPKGIFPSRSAFQVAALPKGALVEIEAIALLK; encoded by the coding sequence ATGAGAAGAATCGTAGCAACAGACAACGCCCCTGCGGCAATCGGCCCCTATGCACAGGCAAACGTCGTAGACAACCTGGTGTTCACTTCCGGGCAGATCCCACTGGATCCGGCCACTGGAGAACTGGTCGAGGGCGGCATCCAGGAGCAGACGCATCGCGTCTTTCTGAACCTGGCGGCAGTGCTAGAGGAAGCCGGCACCAATCTGGGAAATGTAGTGAAGACGACCTGTTTCCTGTCCAACATCGATGACTTCACCGCCATGAACCAAGTCTACGGGGAGTACTTCCCCAAGGGTATCTTTCCATCCCGCTCTGCCTTTCAGGTGGCAGCGCTGCCCAAGGGCGCTCTGGTGGAGATCGAAGCCATCGCTCTCCTGAAATAG
- a CDS encoding 1-acyl-sn-glycerol-3-phosphate acyltransferase: protein MIIIRNIPGMGRLFYSLYRFKKYVPGIREAYNAGDIELEKQRIAESTQVWAQTISRMYGMKVQVRGKENIPDHDGLVFISNHQGYGDIIAMLLATEGRQISFVAKDQLSKIPLFGMWIKTIRGVFIQRGNAKAALKSIAEASDLVKQGFNMVIFPEGTRSRGGEMKPFKAGSFKLATKAKATIVPVTIHGTYDMFETRGTIGPSSSVVCFHPPVDTADLDRHALRELEGQVEATIRQKLVELTEEKNRGDF from the coding sequence ATGATCATCATCCGAAATATCCCCGGTATGGGACGTCTCTTCTACTCCCTCTACCGTTTCAAGAAATACGTTCCCGGCATCCGTGAAGCCTACAACGCGGGGGACATCGAGCTGGAGAAACAGCGCATCGCCGAGTCCACCCAGGTCTGGGCACAGACCATCTCCCGCATGTACGGCATGAAGGTTCAGGTCCGTGGCAAGGAAAACATTCCCGATCATGACGGTCTGGTCTTCATCTCTAACCACCAGGGCTACGGTGACATCATCGCCATGCTTCTGGCAACGGAAGGACGCCAGATCAGTTTTGTTGCCAAGGATCAGTTGTCCAAGATCCCTCTGTTCGGCATGTGGATCAAGACCATCCGTGGCGTGTTCATCCAGCGAGGCAACGCCAAGGCTGCCCTGAAATCTATTGCCGAAGCCTCTGACCTGGTGAAACAGGGCTTCAACATGGTCATCTTCCCAGAGGGCACCCGCTCCCGGGGCGGTGAGATGAAGCCTTTCAAGGCAGGCAGTTTCAAACTCGCCACCAAAGCCAAGGCCACCATCGTCCCGGTGACCATCCATGGCACCTATGACATGTTCGAGACCAGGGGCACCATCGGCCCCAGCAGCAGCGTGGTCTGTTTCCACCCGCCTGTGGATACTGCTGATCTGGACCGCCACGCCCTCCGCGAGTTGGAAGGCCAGGTGGAGGCCACGATCCGCCAGAAACTTGTCGAACTGACCGAAGAAAAAAACCGCGGGGACTTTTGA
- a CDS encoding 2-C-methyl-D-erythritol 4-phosphate cytidylyltransferase: protein MVYAFIMAGGQGTRMGNTEKPKQFLEICGKPILLWSVEAFRRNPRVDAVLVLTPREWIPYTRELLEAATPDNSCPRNTDSSLCPLHLVAGGPTRTDTLLNGIRFLKAQGLLDEGTCLLTHDAVRPLVTDQIIDANIDCVLAGGTCTTAVPATDTLLHTTGSVGDASATSAASASSGTPLLIDHIPDRSQYYLAQTPQSFRAQRFLEIWETLTETERAVLTDASKVFVLKGEPVTIVPGHPSNLKITYAGDLAVAETWMAL from the coding sequence ATGGTATATGCATTTATTATGGCTGGCGGGCAAGGTACTCGCATGGGCAACACCGAAAAACCCAAGCAATTCCTGGAAATCTGCGGCAAGCCCATCCTTCTCTGGTCGGTGGAGGCATTTCGTCGCAACCCCCGTGTGGATGCGGTGCTGGTGCTCACGCCCCGGGAATGGATCCCCTATACCCGAGAACTGTTGGAAGCGGCAACACCAGATAACTCGTGCCCACGGAACACCGATTCCTCCCTCTGCCCGCTCCATCTGGTAGCTGGCGGACCGACCCGTACGGATACTCTGCTGAACGGGATCCGTTTTCTGAAGGCCCAAGGGTTATTGGACGAGGGCACCTGCCTGCTGACCCACGATGCGGTCCGCCCTTTGGTCACGGATCAGATCATCGACGCCAACATCGACTGCGTCCTGGCAGGGGGCACCTGCACCACCGCAGTGCCCGCGACGGACACCCTGCTCCACACGACTGGCAGCGTGGGCGATGCAAGCGCGACCTCTGCGGCCTCTGCCTCCTCTGGTACGCCGCTCCTGATCGACCACATTCCGGACCGCAGCCAGTACTATCTGGCCCAGACACCTCAGAGTTTTCGGGCACAGCGCTTCCTTGAGATCTGGGAAACGCTCACCGAAACGGAGCGGGCGGTCCTCACCGATGCGTCCAAAGTCTTTGTGCTGAAGGGAGAGCCAGTCACCATCGTCCCGGGACATCCCTCCAATCTGAAGATCACCTACGCCGGGGATCTGGCGGTCGCCGAAACATGGATGGCTTTGTGA
- a CDS encoding LTA synthase family protein — MDKLRKARQYYNEHLNNSMVHELVLAFLLELILETLGRQQLPGLGGLLWMVQHPLVFFYNVLIIFATLCIGSLFKRRMFVTGLITFVWMLIGVANGVILTQRMTPFTMKDLSAMTEGATILTNYMAMWQIIMIGVVILLVVIGFVILFIKGPKHKEAIKFKRNLVVCLLIIACAFGSTYGLIRVNVLSTFFGNLAYAYRDYGVPYCFINTWLNQGISKPAGYSQEEVSAIVKKSGISKSGVVKRSEKDIAVSEDKPNIIFLQLESFVDPTKFKDIKLSQPATPNFRQLARHYSTGNLTVPACGAGTANTEFEVMTGISVKFFGPGEYPFKSVLTDRTAESVASDLTDIGYSAHAIHNHRALFYNRNEVFDNIGYNSFTSVEYMSGVEYTPKNWAKDKILTSQILETMKSSKTRDYIYTISVQGHGKYPTEPMLVNPKIQVTSAANEETKNKYEYYVNQVFEMDQFVKELTDTLKTYEEPVILVMYGDHIPALDITEESYDAKDLYQTQYVIWSNYGLKKKDKDLTTYQLAANVLGRAGIHSGSIVRYHQKVKASATDYLKDLKVLGYDMFYGEDYMYGGINPFQKAGMRMGVKDIKIYRVVNVGGKYYIQGQNFTEQSKVTLGDKVLHTVYLSPDLLGLEEEVDEEDASRMKVSQIDKSNDTIISTTE; from the coding sequence ATGGACAAACTTAGAAAAGCAAGACAATACTATAACGAACATCTGAACAACTCCATGGTGCATGAGCTTGTGCTGGCGTTTCTGCTCGAACTGATCCTGGAAACGCTGGGAAGACAGCAGCTGCCGGGGCTCGGTGGTTTGCTGTGGATGGTCCAGCACCCGCTGGTGTTTTTCTATAACGTACTTATCATATTTGCGACCCTCTGCATTGGCTCGCTGTTCAAGCGGCGGATGTTCGTCACCGGGCTGATCACCTTCGTGTGGATGCTGATCGGTGTGGCCAACGGGGTGATCCTGACCCAGCGCATGACTCCGTTTACCATGAAGGATCTTTCGGCCATGACCGAGGGGGCGACCATCCTTACCAACTACATGGCTATGTGGCAGATCATCATGATCGGCGTGGTGATCCTGCTGGTGGTGATCGGGTTCGTGATCCTGTTCATCAAGGGCCCGAAGCATAAGGAAGCGATCAAGTTCAAGCGCAATCTGGTGGTCTGCCTTCTGATCATCGCCTGCGCCTTTGGAAGTACTTATGGATTGATCCGTGTGAACGTGCTGTCTACCTTCTTCGGAAACCTGGCGTATGCATACCGGGATTACGGTGTGCCGTACTGCTTTATCAATACCTGGCTCAACCAGGGCATCAGCAAGCCGGCCGGATACTCTCAGGAGGAGGTCTCGGCCATCGTGAAAAAGAGTGGGATCAGCAAGAGCGGAGTGGTGAAGAGGTCAGAGAAGGATATTGCGGTCTCTGAGGATAAGCCTAACATCATCTTCCTGCAGCTGGAGTCCTTTGTGGATCCGACAAAGTTCAAAGATATCAAACTATCGCAGCCTGCGACACCGAACTTCCGCCAGCTGGCCCGTCACTATTCCACGGGCAACCTGACGGTACCGGCCTGCGGCGCGGGAACGGCCAACACGGAATTCGAGGTGATGACCGGGATCTCGGTGAAGTTCTTCGGCCCTGGTGAGTACCCCTTCAAGTCGGTCCTGACGGATCGGACGGCGGAGAGCGTGGCCAGTGATCTGACGGATATCGGCTATTCCGCCCATGCGATTCACAACCACAGGGCTCTGTTCTACAACCGGAACGAGGTGTTTGACAACATCGGCTACAACTCCTTCACCTCGGTGGAGTACATGAGCGGTGTGGAGTACACCCCAAAGAACTGGGCAAAGGACAAGATCCTCACCTCCCAGATCCTGGAGACGATGAAGTCCTCCAAGACCCGGGATTATATCTATACGATCTCCGTGCAGGGGCACGGGAAATACCCGACGGAGCCCATGTTGGTGAACCCGAAGATCCAGGTCACCTCCGCGGCGAACGAGGAGACGAAAAACAAGTATGAGTATTACGTCAACCAGGTGTTTGAGATGGATCAGTTCGTCAAAGAACTGACGGATACTCTGAAGACTTACGAGGAACCGGTCATCCTTGTGATGTACGGCGATCACATCCCGGCGCTGGATATCACGGAGGAGTCCTATGACGCAAAGGATCTCTACCAGACACAGTATGTGATCTGGAGCAACTACGGCCTGAAAAAGAAGGACAAAGACCTGACTACCTATCAGTTGGCGGCCAACGTGCTGGGCCGGGCGGGGATCCACAGCGGATCCATCGTTCGCTATCACCAGAAGGTGAAGGCTTCGGCGACGGACTATCTGAAGGACCTGAAGGTGCTGGGCTACGATATGTTCTACGGGGAGGATTACATGTACGGCGGGATCAATCCTTTCCAGAAGGCCGGCATGCGCATGGGCGTGAAGGATATCAAGATCTACCGGGTGGTCAATGTGGGTGGCAAGTATTACATCCAGGGGCAGAATTTCACTGAGCAGAGCAAGGTCACCCTTGGCGACAAAGTCCTGCACACGGTCTATCTGAGTCCGGACCTGCTTGGCCTGGAGGAAGAGGTGGACGAGGAAGACGCTTCTCGCATGAAGGTCAGCCAGATCGACAAGAGCAACGATACGATCATCAGCACGACAGAGTAA
- the aroB gene encoding 3-dehydroquinate synthase, giving the protein MKRFSVTTSRPYDILVGENLLPQVGALLGEQLAPCKVSLITDSRVNGIYAQVVMTSLMENGFQVSKIVFPEGEHSKNITTYKNVLEALSEENLSRSDLIVALGGGVVGDLSGFAAATYLRGIRYIQVPTTYLAAVDSSVGGKTGINLLTGKNLAGAFWQPSMVICDYRTFDTLEDAERLNGAAEAIKSGMIMEANLIDHVLARDYEHVIGRCVSIKKSIVEADERDTGMRQLLNFGHTIGHSLEKLSAYKIPHGHAVARGMVVESRAAFRMGLTDFDASPFLTETLQTNGFDLRIPYSREELLKYALNDKKISGDNIAMVVPEVIGKCRLQKIPLSELGHFIECGLE; this is encoded by the coding sequence ATGAAAAGATTTTCTGTAACAACAAGCCGTCCATACGATATCCTGGTGGGGGAGAACCTGCTTCCGCAGGTCGGCGCTCTGCTCGGGGAACAGCTCGCGCCATGCAAAGTCTCCCTGATCACGGACAGTCGCGTAAACGGCATCTACGCACAGGTGGTAATGACCTCTCTGATGGAAAACGGGTTTCAGGTTTCCAAGATCGTCTTTCCGGAAGGAGAGCACTCCAAGAACATTACCACATATAAGAATGTCCTGGAGGCGCTTTCTGAGGAGAACCTGTCTCGTTCAGACCTGATCGTCGCCCTTGGCGGCGGCGTGGTGGGGGATCTGTCGGGGTTTGCCGCCGCCACATATCTGCGGGGAATCCGCTATATTCAAGTGCCCACCACCTATCTGGCGGCTGTGGATTCCTCGGTAGGAGGCAAGACCGGCATCAACCTGCTGACCGGGAAGAACCTGGCGGGGGCCTTTTGGCAACCCTCCATGGTGATCTGTGACTACCGGACCTTTGACACGCTGGAAGACGCGGAGCGTCTTAATGGTGCCGCAGAAGCCATCAAGAGCGGGATGATCATGGAAGCGAACCTGATCGACCACGTTCTGGCCCGGGACTACGAGCATGTGATCGGCCGCTGCGTATCCATCAAGAAATCCATCGTGGAGGCGGACGAACGGGACACCGGTATGCGGCAACTCCTGAACTTCGGCCACACCATCGGTCACAGCCTGGAGAAGCTCAGCGCCTACAAGATTCCTCATGGACATGCGGTCGCCCGAGGCATGGTGGTGGAATCAAGAGCTGCTTTCCGCATGGGTTTGACGGACTTTGATGCCAGCCCATTCCTGACAGAGACTCTGCAGACGAACGGTTTTGACCTTCGCATCCCATATTCGCGGGAAGAACTCCTGAAGTACGCCCTGAACGACAAGAAGATCAGTGGGGACAACATCGCCATGGTGGTCCCGGAGGTCATCGGCAAGTGCCGGTTACAGAAGATCCCCCTTTCGGAACTGGGGCACTTCATCGAGTGTGGATTGGAATAG
- a CDS encoding GNAT family N-acetyltransferase — MRDLETERLTLRMYTLEDAQGLYDYASNPNVGPHAGWKPHESVEESAGIIATLFAPAESWAIRLKGEDRIIGTIGLEPDRHRDENSREIGYSLAEDQWGKGLMTEACQEVLRFAFEELGLALVGICTAPENHRSQSVISKCGFVYEGTIRRSYETYTGECRDSMCFSLLREEWEARK; from the coding sequence ATGAGAGACCTGGAAACCGAACGACTGACGCTTCGCATGTATACGCTGGAGGATGCCCAGGGGCTGTATGACTATGCCAGCAATCCAAACGTGGGTCCCCATGCGGGATGGAAGCCCCACGAATCGGTGGAGGAGAGCGCCGGGATCATAGCGACGTTGTTCGCTCCGGCGGAGTCCTGGGCGATTCGCCTGAAGGGGGAGGATCGCATCATCGGGACCATCGGACTGGAACCGGACCGTCATCGGGATGAGAATTCCCGTGAGATCGGCTACTCCCTGGCAGAGGACCAGTGGGGCAAAGGGCTCATGACGGAGGCCTGCCAGGAAGTGCTGCGGTTCGCCTTCGAAGAGCTCGGGCTGGCGTTGGTGGGCATCTGTACAGCGCCGGAAAACCATAGATCACAGAGTGTGATCAGCAAGTGCGGCTTTGTGTATGAAGGGACTATACGCCGCTCCTATGAGACCTACACCGGGGAGTGCCGCGATTCCATGTGCTTCTCCCTGTTGCGGGAGGAGTGGGAAGCGCGGAAATAG
- the rnmV gene encoding ribonuclease M5 yields MEKIQEIIVVEGRDDTAAIRRAVDAQTIETHGFGMSEEMWRQIDKAVHTRGIIVLTDPDYPGEYIRRQIRTRYPGCKEAFLPKSEALRDGDVGVENASPEAIRQALAGARAQSPASRDDEEAFTTEDLAAEGLIGPGSRVRREQLGEALGIGYGNGKTFLAKLNGFGITRKEYYEAIRSCSDQSDQE; encoded by the coding sequence ATGGAGAAGATTCAAGAGATCATCGTGGTGGAAGGGCGTGATGACACGGCCGCCATTCGGCGGGCGGTGGATGCCCAGACCATAGAGACCCACGGCTTTGGTATGAGCGAGGAGATGTGGCGCCAGATCGACAAGGCCGTCCACACCCGGGGGATCATCGTGCTGACAGACCCGGACTACCCCGGCGAGTACATCCGGCGACAGATCCGGACACGCTACCCCGGATGCAAGGAAGCGTTCCTCCCCAAGTCGGAGGCGCTCCGTGACGGCGATGTGGGCGTGGAGAATGCGAGCCCCGAGGCGATCCGGCAGGCACTTGCGGGTGCCCGTGCACAAAGCCCTGCGTCCAGAGACGATGAAGAGGCGTTCACCACAGAGGACCTGGCGGCGGAGGGGCTGATCGGACCGGGAAGCCGGGTCCGAAGAGAGCAGCTGGGAGAGGCTCTGGGCATCGGGTACGGAAACGGGAAGACCTTCCTGGCAAAACTGAACGGGTTTGGGATTACAAGAAAGGAATACTATGAAGCTATACGATCCTGCAGTGATCAGAGCGATCAAGAGTAA